The genomic interval TTGATAACTCCCCATTGCTCAGGAGTGATAGTAAAATCATTCTCTTTCAATTTTTTACCAAAATTTAATGTCGTTAATCTAGAAGCTTTATCTAATTTAAAACCTATAGATTTTTTAAAATTATAATCACTCATAATTTCTCCCTTTTCCATTTAAGTGTTTAAACACATATTCTTTATATCATATATTATAAATTTTTTCAAGTAGTTATTAAAATAAAATTATCTATTTCTCTTAAAAAGAAGTAGTATATCTTTTCTAAGTAGAATACAACTAAAAGTAAAACACATAAAATCTGCTGTAGGCAAAGATAGCCATACTCCAGTTTCCTTTAAGAATATAGGAAGGATAATTATAGCTATGATAAAAAATACGATACTTCTTAAAGAAGAGATAAGATTTGAAAGTTTTGTCATTCCTTTAGATTGTAAATATGAGATATTAATAAAATTTGCCCCTTGAAAAATAATAGCACTAGAAAATAAAATTAATCCATGAGAGGCTAAATTTATAAGTGGAGCATCATTATTAAAGAGTTTAACTAAATTTTTACCATATGAGATAACTCCTAATAATATTGAAGAGGATATAATAAAAGTAACTATATGTCCAATTTTAAAAGTTTTTCTCACTCTTTCAAGCTCTTTTAGTCCATAGTTATAGCTAATAATAGGTTGTATTCCTTGAGAGAGTCCAGTGAATAAACATCTAAAAACATAGCAAATATATGCAACAATACAGTAAGCTGATACTCCAATTTCTCCTAAAAATTTCATAAATGAAATATTAAACAAAGCGTTAGTAATCGCAGCAGTGAACTCTATAGTAAAAGATGGAAATCCTATAGAGATAATATTTTTGAGAAGAGTTAGTTTTAATTTTTCAAATTTATATTTAAAATTACAATCTATTCTGAAAAAATATCTTACTAAGAATAAGAAAGATAAAAATTGACCAATAGCAGTAGCAAAGGCTCCACCAAAGACTCCCCAATGGAAAACAATTATAAAAAGCCAATCTAAAAATACATTAGTAACAGCTCCTATAACCATAGAGATAAAAGCATAAACAGGGGATTTATCATTTCTAACTACAGCATTCAAACTATTAGATAGCATCAAAAATATCATTGCAATAACACAGGTATACAGATATATTTTAACTTGATTAGCTAACAATTCACTTGAACCAAGTAAAGAAATTAGTTTATTTCCACTAAGTAAAACTACTGATAATATAAAAATATATGAAAAAATATTCAAAGTAATTATGTGTGAAAAACAGAGATTTTTAAATTTAATATTTTTAGGACGTAAAGATATCAGGGTAGCTCCACCTGTTCCAATAAGCAAGCTAACTGCAATTCCTAAATTAATAATGGGATAAGCAATATTGACAGCAGCAAGGCCATCAGCTCCAACTCCTTGT from Candidatus Fusobacterium pullicola carries:
- a CDS encoding MATE family efflux transporter translates to MFKAIDLKRDSISKLFFNFSIPSVTGMMVNALYAIVDGIFIGQGVGADGLAAVNIAYPIINLGIAVSLLIGTGGATLISLRPKNIKFKNLCFSHIITLNIFSYIFILSVVLLSGNKLISLLGSSELLANQVKIYLYTCVIAMIFLMLSNSLNAVVRNDKSPVYAFISMVIGAVTNVFLDWLFIIVFHWGVFGGAFATAIGQFLSFLFLVRYFFRIDCNFKYKFEKLKLTLLKNIISIGFPSFTIEFTAAITNALFNISFMKFLGEIGVSAYCIVAYICYVFRCLFTGLSQGIQPIISYNYGLKELERVRKTFKIGHIVTFIISSSILLGVISYGKNLVKLFNNDAPLINLASHGLILFSSAIIFQGANFINISYLQSKGMTKLSNLISSLRSIVFFIIAIIILPIFLKETGVWLSLPTADFMCFTFSCILLRKDILLLFKRNR